One region of Parambassis ranga chromosome 21, fParRan2.1, whole genome shotgun sequence genomic DNA includes:
- the LOC114426909 gene encoding butyrophilin subfamily 2 member A2 isoform X2 has protein sequence MKLLLGTLMVLMVSGEDMETVEAFLGRDICLPCTCLDRNLSNEFKWQVQKQNESQLIYKQINKLASKYGESYEGRVQTFLDQNISDCSILLKNVTAEDQGTYKCIFYQGDQYNNPAMNLRVYSHRSVLQYAPLILGKGDKVFRCDVKGGDSETMIQWRQAGQVVESSPLIEISTTRTQHAPTGLFNLKSELKTKLSWTPEPECEAIPHPAVTEPYKSDIVRTHTYTLLPLLFVVVVGSVLILHYRWKNTEVSARTSEG, from the exons ATGAAGCTTCTACTGGGAACGTTAATGGTGTTAATGGTGTCAG GTGAGGACATGGAGACTGTCGAAGCCTTCTTAGGAAGAGACATCTGTCTGCCGTGCACCTGTCTGGATAGGAATTTGTCTAATGAATTTAAGTGGCAGGTACAGAAACAAAACGAAAGCCAGCTGATCtacaaacaaatcaacaaacTGGCTTCAAAGTATGGTGAAAGCTACGAAGGCAGAGTCCAGACATTTCTGGATCAGAACATCAGCGACTGCTCTATTCTCCTAAAGAACGTGACAGCGGAGGACCAGGGGACGTACAAGTGCATTTTCTATCAAGGAGATCAATACAACAACCCTGCGATGAATCTCAGGGTTTACT CACACCGCAGCGTTTTGCAGTACGCCCCCTTAATCCTGGGTAAAGGCGACAAGGTGTTCCGGTGTGATGTAAAAGGAGGCGACAGTGAGACTATGATTCAGTGGAGACAAGCTGGACAGGTTGTTGAAAGTTCCCCTTTGATTGAGATATCTACCACACGCACGCAGCATGCTCCTACTGGCCTCTTCAATTTAAAAAGCGAACTCAAGACCAAACTCAGCTGGACCCCAGAGCCTGAATGTGAAGCCATACCACACCCTGCAGTCACTG AGCCATACAAATCAGACATCGTCaggacacacacttacacacttttGCCTCTTTTGTTTGTGGTGGTGGTTGGCTCTGTCCTGATTTTGCATTACCGATGGAAAAACACA GAAGTATCAGCGAGGACATCAGAAGGTTAA
- the LOC114426909 gene encoding butyrophilin subfamily 2 member A2 isoform X1: MKLLLGTLMVLMVSGEDMETVEAFLGRDICLPCTCLDRNLSNEFKWQVQKQNESQLIYKQINKLASKYGESYEGRVQTFLDQNISDCSILLKNVTAEDQGTYKCIFYQGDQYNNPAMNLRVYSHRSVLQYAPLILGKGDKVFRCDVKGGDSETMIQWRQAGQVVESSPLIEISTTRTQHAPTGLFNLKSELKTKLSWTPEPECEAIPHPAVTAEPYKSDIVRTHTYTLLPLLFVVVVGSVLILHYRWKNTEVSARTSEG, encoded by the exons ATGAAGCTTCTACTGGGAACGTTAATGGTGTTAATGGTGTCAG GTGAGGACATGGAGACTGTCGAAGCCTTCTTAGGAAGAGACATCTGTCTGCCGTGCACCTGTCTGGATAGGAATTTGTCTAATGAATTTAAGTGGCAGGTACAGAAACAAAACGAAAGCCAGCTGATCtacaaacaaatcaacaaacTGGCTTCAAAGTATGGTGAAAGCTACGAAGGCAGAGTCCAGACATTTCTGGATCAGAACATCAGCGACTGCTCTATTCTCCTAAAGAACGTGACAGCGGAGGACCAGGGGACGTACAAGTGCATTTTCTATCAAGGAGATCAATACAACAACCCTGCGATGAATCTCAGGGTTTACT CACACCGCAGCGTTTTGCAGTACGCCCCCTTAATCCTGGGTAAAGGCGACAAGGTGTTCCGGTGTGATGTAAAAGGAGGCGACAGTGAGACTATGATTCAGTGGAGACAAGCTGGACAGGTTGTTGAAAGTTCCCCTTTGATTGAGATATCTACCACACGCACGCAGCATGCTCCTACTGGCCTCTTCAATTTAAAAAGCGAACTCAAGACCAAACTCAGCTGGACCCCAGAGCCTGAATGTGAAGCCATACCACACCCTGCAGTCACTG caGAGCCATACAAATCAGACATCGTCaggacacacacttacacacttttGCCTCTTTTGTTTGTGGTGGTGGTTGGCTCTGTCCTGATTTTGCATTACCGATGGAAAAACACA GAAGTATCAGCGAGGACATCAGAAGGTTAA